One genomic region from Pyxicephalus adspersus chromosome 1, UCB_Pads_2.0, whole genome shotgun sequence encodes:
- the EPCIP gene encoding exosomal polycystin-1-interacting protein, protein MKLCSLKSGRFSIRISMSFYNQHLSLLGFLGLCIISSLVLSQNHTLIFSKDNNIRNCSCSSDIHSCDYSLANLECSCKTVHPKNKTGSRLSYSGNLTIWFSDTSTLGKLVNFTFVHNLKLSLCGTTALPTEYLAILGLRHLRVQAEAMAEQSLTIYNSSDQKVRDRPFPTFRDKQTQFHISFLDTSVFNGLPLLKSYSVENVSSILEHFPNLPFSSVISATNKSYIVTLIY, encoded by the coding sequence ATGAAATTGTGCTCTTTGAAGTCTGGCAGATTCAGTATTAGGATATCAATGTCCTTCTACAATCAGCACCTCTCTTTACTAGGCTTTCTGGGTCTCTGCATTATATCAAGCCTTGTGCTTAGCCAGAATCACACATTGATATTTTCCAAAGACAACAATATCCGTAACTGCAGCTGCTCCTCCGACATCCATAGCTGCGATTACAGTCTGGCCAACCTGGAGTGCAGCTGTAAGACTGTCCACCCAAAGAACAAGACCGGATCTAGGTTGAGCTACAGTGGCAATCTGACCATTTGGTTCTCTGATACTTCCACACTAGGCAAGTTGGTGAACTTCACATTTGTGCACAACTTAAAACTTTCACTTTGTGGCACTACAGCTTTGCCAACTGAATACCTGGCTATCCTGGGACTCCGGCACCTGAGGGTGCAAGCAGAGGCCATGGCAGAGCAAAGCTTGACCATTTACAATAGTAGTGATCAGAAGGTCAGGGACAGACCTTTTCCAACCTTCAGAGACAAGCAGACACAATTTCATATTTCTTTCCTGGACACTTCTGTTTTTAATGGGCTCCCCTTGTTAAAATCATACAGCGTGGAGAATGTTTCCAGCATTTTGGAACACTTCCCAAATTTGCCTTTCTCCAGTGTGATCTCTGCAACAAACAAGAGTTACATTGTAACATTAATCTACTGA